One region of Halohasta litchfieldiae genomic DNA includes:
- the argF gene encoding ornithine carbamoyltransferase, translated as MNTDNFLDIDDLSADEVDAVLTRAAALKNGDDAQLADQTLGMLFEKPSTRTRISFETGMTQLGGHAIFMGPDDIQLGHGEPLKDTARAMGRYVDGIMARLFSHEDAEILAKYADVPVINGLTDDAHPCQTLADLLTIREQFDDDVSVAWVGDGNNVGQSFAIGCALAGVDLTVATPPEYPMDEAVVDRATELGGEPDIYTDPEAAIEDVDVIYTDVWVSMGEEDKREAKLAAFEGFQLNEELLAGTDAKVMHCLPAHRGEEITDAVLESDRSIVWDQAENRLHAQKALLVELLG; from the coding sequence ATGAATACGGACAACTTTCTCGATATCGACGACCTGTCGGCCGACGAAGTCGACGCGGTACTGACGCGTGCAGCAGCACTGAAAAACGGCGATGACGCCCAGCTGGCTGATCAGACCCTCGGCATGCTGTTCGAAAAACCGAGTACCCGGACCCGAATCTCCTTCGAGACCGGAATGACCCAACTCGGCGGCCACGCCATCTTCATGGGGCCCGACGACATCCAACTCGGTCACGGCGAACCACTCAAAGACACCGCCCGCGCGATGGGTCGGTACGTCGACGGGATCATGGCCCGCCTCTTTAGCCACGAGGACGCCGAGATTCTGGCCAAATACGCTGACGTGCCTGTAATCAATGGGCTGACTGACGACGCCCACCCGTGTCAGACCCTCGCTGATCTGTTGACGATCCGCGAGCAGTTCGACGACGACGTCTCAGTCGCGTGGGTCGGCGACGGCAACAACGTCGGCCAGTCGTTCGCGATTGGCTGTGCGCTCGCAGGTGTCGACCTCACGGTGGCGACCCCGCCGGAGTACCCGATGGACGAGGCGGTCGTCGACCGCGCGACCGAACTCGGCGGCGAACCCGACATCTACACCGACCCCGAGGCCGCAATCGAAGACGTCGACGTGATCTACACCGATGTCTGGGTCAGTATGGGCGAAGAGGACAAACGTGAGGCAAAACTCGCGGCCTTCGAGGGGTTCCAGCTCAACGAGGAACTGCTTGCGGGAACTGACGCGAAGGTGATGCACTGTCTGCCCGCCCACCGCGGCGAGGAGATTACCGACGCTGTCTTAGAAAGTGACCGATCTATCGTCTGGGATCAGGCCGAAAACCGGCTCCACGCCCAGAAGGCGCTGCTGGTCGAACTGCTCGGCTGA
- a CDS encoding [LysW]-lysine hydrolase has translation MAVETTDSAVEHPAVTTEGRRLLTELVSIPSVSGNETEAAEALAAFLEQNGRETYIDDIGNVHAPGDDTVLLTSHIDTVPGDIPVEIKEGEEGPELWGRGSVDATGPLAAMAVAAVETGASFVGVVGEESTSRGAWHLIENREAPEAVINGEPSGWDGITLGYRGLLEGTYVATSESGHTSRPDPNAIQHAMSWWNRVEDTFEPDEWIPVFEQVTTKPVDIEGGVSVDGLSMDATMEFQLRVPPERTPEEVRELSDAELETGTVNWTEFIPAVMTSPRTEVARLFRVAIRKQGGDPRLLRKTGTADMNIYAEEWGCPILSYGPGDSNLDHTPHEHLSLAEFDHSVDVLIEVCEQLGVEQPDDHTSDETTESKS, from the coding sequence ATGGCCGTCGAAACCACCGACAGCGCAGTTGAGCATCCCGCAGTCACCACCGAGGGCCGTCGACTGCTGACCGAACTCGTCTCGATTCCCTCGGTCTCGGGAAACGAAACCGAGGCAGCTGAAGCACTGGCCGCCTTTCTTGAACAGAACGGACGCGAGACCTATATCGACGACATCGGCAACGTCCACGCACCCGGCGACGATACCGTCCTCTTGACCTCGCATATCGACACCGTGCCGGGTGACATCCCGGTCGAAATTAAGGAGGGCGAAGAGGGACCCGAACTCTGGGGTCGTGGCAGCGTCGACGCCACTGGCCCACTGGCTGCGATGGCCGTGGCTGCAGTCGAAACCGGGGCCTCGTTTGTTGGGGTCGTCGGCGAGGAGTCGACCTCCCGCGGCGCGTGGCATCTCATCGAGAACCGCGAAGCACCCGAGGCAGTCATCAACGGCGAGCCCTCGGGCTGGGACGGGATTACGCTGGGCTACCGTGGCCTCTTGGAGGGCACCTACGTGGCAACCAGCGAATCCGGTCACACCTCTCGGCCCGACCCCAACGCGATCCAGCACGCGATGAGTTGGTGGAACCGCGTCGAGGACACCTTCGAACCCGACGAGTGGATTCCCGTCTTCGAGCAGGTCACGACCAAACCAGTCGACATCGAGGGCGGCGTCTCGGTCGACGGGCTCTCGATGGACGCGACCATGGAGTTCCAGCTTCGTGTCCCGCCGGAACGTACCCCCGAAGAGGTTCGGGAGCTATCCGATGCCGAACTCGAAACGGGAACGGTCAACTGGACCGAGTTCATCCCGGCCGTGATGACCAGCCCCCGAACCGAGGTCGCCCGCCTCTTTCGGGTCGCGATCCGCAAGCAGGGCGGCGATCCACGCCTGCTTCGGAAAACCGGGACGGCGGATATGAACATCTACGCCGAGGAGTGGGGCTGCCCCATTCTGAGCTACGGCCCCGGCGACTCGAACCTCGATCACACGCCCCACGAGCACCTGTCGCTCGCCGAGTTCGACCACTCGGTCGACGTGCTAATCGAGGTCTGTGAGCAACTCGGTGTCGAACAGCCCGACGACCACACCAGCGACGAAACGACGGAGAGCAAGTCATGA